In Aeromicrobium marinum DSM 15272, one genomic interval encodes:
- the gatB gene encoding Asp-tRNA(Asn)/Glu-tRNA(Gln) amidotransferase subunit GatB translates to MTTTSLVPFDEAITRYDPVMGLEVHVELNTATKMFCGCPTEFGAEPNTQVCPVCLGLPGALPVVNAKAVESAIRIGLALNCEIAEWCRFARKNYFYPDMPKNFQTSQYDEPIAADGWTEVEVVLDDGSVSTFRIEIERAHMEEDTGKSLHVGGATGRIQGADHSLLDYNRAGIPLIEIVTRTIEVPAQHAPAVARAYVNHLRDLMVALGVSDARMDQGSLRADVNLSLKPSGTSTLGTRSETKNVNSFRSVERAVRFEVGRHAAVLDGGGSVLQETRHFHESDGSTSPGREKSDADDYRYFPEPDLAPVAPSRAWVEELRTTLPEPPAERLRRLQGEWGFGDLEMRDTIGAGALDLVAATIEAGTSAQIARKWWLGDLARRSNDTGRELADLGISPADVAGVQALIDAGRINDKLAREVFDGVIAGEGSPEEVVVARGLEVVSDDGALGDAVDRAIEANPDVAQKIRDGKVAAAGALIGAVMKEMRGQADAGRVRELVLQKLS, encoded by the coding sequence ATGACCACCACTTCGCTGGTGCCGTTCGACGAGGCGATCACCCGGTACGACCCGGTGATGGGCCTGGAGGTCCATGTCGAGCTGAACACCGCCACCAAGATGTTCTGCGGCTGTCCGACGGAGTTCGGCGCCGAGCCGAACACCCAGGTGTGCCCGGTGTGTCTGGGCCTGCCCGGTGCCCTGCCGGTCGTCAACGCCAAGGCGGTCGAGTCCGCGATCCGCATCGGACTGGCGCTCAACTGCGAGATCGCCGAGTGGTGCCGGTTCGCCCGCAAGAACTACTTCTACCCCGACATGCCGAAGAACTTCCAGACCTCGCAGTACGACGAGCCGATCGCGGCCGACGGCTGGACCGAGGTGGAGGTCGTGCTCGACGACGGATCGGTCTCGACCTTCCGCATCGAGATCGAGCGCGCGCACATGGAGGAGGACACCGGCAAGTCGTTGCACGTCGGGGGAGCGACGGGGCGCATCCAGGGCGCCGACCACTCGTTGCTGGACTACAACCGTGCCGGGATCCCGCTGATCGAGATCGTGACCCGCACGATCGAGGTGCCGGCCCAGCACGCTCCGGCCGTCGCGCGCGCCTACGTCAACCACCTGCGTGACCTGATGGTGGCGCTCGGGGTGTCCGACGCCCGCATGGACCAGGGTTCGCTGCGCGCGGACGTGAACCTCTCGCTCAAGCCGTCGGGCACGAGCACGCTCGGGACCCGCAGCGAGACCAAGAACGTGAACTCGTTCCGTTCGGTCGAGCGGGCGGTGCGGTTCGAGGTCGGCCGGCACGCGGCGGTGCTGGACGGCGGTGGATCGGTCCTGCAGGAGACCCGGCACTTCCACGAGTCCGACGGCAGCACCTCGCCGGGACGTGAGAAGTCCGACGCCGACGACTACCGGTACTTCCCGGAGCCGGACCTGGCGCCGGTGGCGCCGAGCCGGGCCTGGGTCGAGGAGCTGAGGACCACCCTGCCGGAACCGCCCGCGGAGCGGCTCCGGCGACTGCAGGGCGAGTGGGGGTTCGGCGATCTCGAGATGCGCGACACGATCGGTGCCGGAGCGCTCGACCTGGTCGCTGCCACGATCGAGGCCGGCACGTCCGCGCAGATCGCCCGCAAGTGGTGGCTGGGCGACCTGGCGCGACGCTCCAACGACACGGGACGCGAGCTGGCGGACCTCGGGATCTCGCCGGCCGACGTCGCTGGTGTCCAGGCGCTGATCGACGCCGGACGCATCAACGACAAGCTCGCACGGGAGGTCTTCGACGGCGTCATCGCCGGTGAGGGCTCCCCGGAGGAGGTCGTCGTCGCCCGGGGCCTCGAGGTCGTCTCCGACGACGGTGCCCTCGGCGACGCGGTCGACCGGGCCATCGAGGCCAACCCCGACGTCGCCCAGAAGATCCGCGACGGCAAGGTGGCGGCGGCAGGAGCGTTGATCGGCGCCGTCATGAAGGAGATGCGCGGACAGGCCGACGCCGGTCGGGTCCGCGAGCTGGTCCTGCAGAAGCTGTCGTGA
- the ligA gene encoding NAD-dependent DNA ligase LigA — protein sequence MATDESPGPVPDLDEARAEVTTLLERIAEAREAYYGQDASLVDDATYDGWLRQLEAVERRHPELQGQDSPTLNVGAATTTDLAPVVHAERMLSLDNVFGADELRAWCTKTTEAAGRPVRWLTEAKIDGLAVSLRYEHGRLVSAATRGDGRVGEDVTSNAARLAGVPRELDGEGHPALVEVRGEVFIAVEAFRRLNALQADLRERVVADATARGQETGRAEASAARRFPAFANPRNAAAGGLRQLLSKKDGLELEAGLARIESLSLYVHGIGAWDDPPVAAQSEVYDLLASWGLPVSPHGRVLDGVDEVVDRIAELGTGRAAIEHEIDGVVVKVDELALHPELGETSRAPRWAIAYKYPPEEVHTRLLDIVVSVGRTGRATPFAMMEPVHVAGSVVRQATLHNQDVVREKGVLIGDTVVLRKAGDVIPEVLGPVAELRDGSEVEFVMPTRCPECDTALRPMKEGDIDLRCPNARTCPAQVRGRVEHVGSRGALDIEALGEVTAAALTQPEVPAEPPLRTEAALFELDLATLVPIEVVVRDAETGQPRIDPTTGEPVRRRPFQRVETTYPPGFEDASAAERRAAGVRKDHRTILPSAQALTLLEELDKARTKELWRFLVALSIRHVGPVAARALAQHFGSVRAIEAAGEDELAVVDGVGPTIAGSVKDWLTVDWHVEILRRWEAAGVRLHIPDHPGPGAADAEPGPLSGLTIVVTGSLEGFTRDSVKEAILVRGGKAAGSVSKKTDYVVVGENAGSKAEKAEQLGIPILDEAGFVELLDRGPAE from the coding sequence ATGGCGACCGACGAATCTCCTGGACCCGTGCCGGACCTCGACGAGGCTCGCGCCGAGGTCACGACGCTCCTCGAGCGCATCGCCGAGGCACGTGAGGCCTACTACGGCCAGGACGCCTCCCTGGTCGACGACGCCACCTACGACGGCTGGCTCCGGCAGCTGGAGGCCGTCGAGCGCCGGCACCCCGAGCTGCAGGGGCAGGACTCGCCGACGCTGAACGTCGGGGCGGCCACCACCACCGACCTGGCCCCCGTCGTGCACGCCGAGCGGATGCTCAGTCTCGACAACGTCTTCGGTGCCGACGAGCTGCGGGCCTGGTGCACCAAGACCACCGAGGCGGCCGGCCGGCCCGTGCGTTGGCTCACCGAGGCCAAGATCGACGGTCTCGCCGTGTCGCTGCGGTACGAGCACGGCCGGCTCGTCTCCGCCGCCACCCGTGGAGACGGCCGGGTCGGCGAGGACGTCACGTCCAACGCGGCCCGCCTGGCCGGGGTGCCGCGCGAGCTCGACGGCGAGGGCCATCCGGCGCTGGTCGAGGTGCGCGGCGAGGTGTTCATCGCGGTCGAGGCCTTCCGCCGGCTCAACGCCCTGCAGGCCGACCTGCGCGAGCGGGTCGTCGCCGACGCGACCGCCCGGGGTCAGGAGACCGGACGGGCCGAGGCCAGCGCCGCCCGACGGTTCCCGGCCTTCGCCAACCCGCGCAACGCCGCGGCGGGCGGTCTGCGCCAGCTGCTGTCCAAGAAGGACGGCCTGGAGCTCGAGGCCGGGCTCGCCCGCATCGAGTCCTTGTCGCTCTACGTGCACGGCATCGGCGCCTGGGACGACCCCCCGGTGGCGGCCCAGAGCGAGGTGTACGACCTCCTGGCGTCCTGGGGGCTGCCGGTGAGCCCGCACGGCCGGGTGCTCGACGGTGTCGACGAGGTCGTGGACCGTATCGCCGAGCTGGGCACCGGCCGCGCGGCCATCGAGCACGAGATCGACGGTGTCGTCGTCAAGGTCGACGAGCTCGCCCTGCACCCCGAGCTGGGCGAGACCAGTCGGGCACCGCGCTGGGCCATCGCCTACAAGTACCCGCCGGAGGAGGTGCACACCCGCCTGCTCGACATCGTGGTGTCGGTCGGTCGCACCGGCCGCGCCACGCCCTTCGCGATGATGGAGCCGGTGCACGTGGCCGGCAGCGTCGTCCGCCAGGCCACGCTGCACAACCAGGACGTCGTGCGTGAGAAGGGCGTGCTGATCGGCGACACCGTGGTGCTGCGCAAGGCCGGCGACGTCATCCCCGAGGTGCTCGGCCCGGTCGCCGAGCTGCGCGACGGCTCCGAGGTCGAGTTCGTCATGCCCACCCGCTGCCCGGAGTGCGACACCGCCCTGCGCCCGATGAAGGAGGGCGACATCGACCTGCGGTGCCCCAATGCGCGCACCTGTCCGGCGCAGGTCCGCGGTCGGGTCGAGCACGTCGGCTCGCGGGGGGCCCTGGACATCGAGGCACTCGGTGAGGTCACCGCTGCCGCACTGACCCAGCCGGAGGTCCCGGCCGAACCGCCCCTGCGCACCGAGGCGGCACTGTTCGAGCTCGACCTCGCGACTCTCGTCCCGATCGAGGTCGTGGTGCGTGACGCCGAGACCGGCCAACCACGCATCGACCCCACCACGGGCGAGCCCGTGCGGCGGCGCCCGTTCCAGCGGGTCGAGACCACCTATCCGCCCGGCTTCGAGGACGCGTCGGCCGCCGAGCGCCGTGCGGCGGGGGTCCGCAAGGACCACCGCACGATCCTGCCGTCGGCGCAGGCGCTCACCCTGCTCGAGGAGCTCGACAAGGCCCGCACCAAGGAGCTGTGGCGGTTCCTCGTGGCGCTGAGCATCCGGCACGTCGGCCCGGTCGCGGCGCGGGCGCTGGCCCAGCACTTCGGCTCGGTCCGTGCCATCGAGGCGGCCGGTGAGGACGAGCTCGCGGTCGTCGACGGGGTGGGTCCCACGATCGCCGGTTCGGTCAAGGACTGGCTGACCGTCGACTGGCACGTCGAGATCCTGCGCCGGTGGGAGGCGGCGGGGGTCCGGCTGCACATCCCGGACCACCCGGGGCCCGGGGCCGCCGATGCCGAACCCGGCCCGCTGAGCGGGCTCACCATCGTGGTCACCGGCTCCCTCGAGGGGTTCACCCGCGACTCCGTCAAGGAGGCGATCCTCGTGCGCGGTGGCAAGGCGGCCGGTTCGGTGTCGAAGAAGACCGACTACGTCGTGGTGGGCGAGAACGCCGGCTCCAAGGCCGAGAAGGCCGAACAGCTCGGCATCCCGATCCTGGACGAGGCCGGGTTCGTCGAGCTGCTCGACCGCGGACCGGCCGAGTGA
- the gatA gene encoding Asp-tRNA(Asn)/Glu-tRNA(Gln) amidotransferase subunit GatA, producing MVHTLSAADLAARLANGDLTSVEATQASLDRIDAVDGAIHAFLHVDAEGALATARDVDARRAAGEQLPALAGVPIAVKDIVTTVGQPTTCGSRILDGWVPPYDATVVSRLRAAGLPIVGKTNMDEFAMGSSTEHSAFGPTRNPWDTGRIPGGSGGGSAAAVAAFEVPLAIGTDTGGSIRQPGAMTGTVGVKPTYGGVSRYGLVAMASSLDQAGPVTRTVLDAALLHELIAGHDPRDSTSLTAPVPPVVAAARRADVAGLRIGVVRELGGEGFQPGVRDRFDEAVALLTGAGAEVVEVSCPNFVHGIAAYYLVMPSEVSSNLAKFDAMRFGLRTFPEGVEQPSAEQVMAATRDAGFGDEVKRRIILGTYALSSGYYDAYYGSAQQVRTLIAQDFAAAFDQVDVLISPTAPTTAWPLGDKLDDPLAMYLADVATIPANLAGVPGISVPAGLADGLPVGVQFLAPALADDRLYNVAAALEAMLVDTWGQHLSPEEIR from the coding sequence ATGGTGCACACCCTCAGCGCCGCCGACCTGGCGGCCCGTCTGGCGAACGGCGACCTGACCTCGGTGGAGGCCACGCAGGCGAGCCTCGACCGGATCGACGCCGTCGACGGCGCGATCCATGCCTTCCTCCACGTCGACGCCGAGGGGGCCCTGGCGACGGCTCGTGACGTCGACGCCCGCCGCGCCGCCGGCGAGCAGCTGCCGGCCCTGGCCGGCGTGCCGATCGCGGTCAAGGACATCGTCACGACGGTCGGCCAGCCGACCACCTGCGGGTCGCGCATCCTCGACGGCTGGGTCCCGCCGTACGACGCGACGGTCGTCAGTCGTCTGCGCGCCGCCGGCCTCCCGATCGTCGGCAAGACCAACATGGACGAGTTCGCGATGGGCTCGTCGACCGAGCACTCCGCGTTCGGGCCCACCCGCAACCCCTGGGACACCGGCCGGATCCCCGGTGGCTCGGGCGGCGGCTCCGCGGCCGCCGTGGCCGCCTTCGAGGTCCCGCTCGCGATCGGCACCGACACGGGCGGATCGATCCGCCAGCCCGGGGCGATGACGGGGACGGTCGGGGTCAAGCCGACCTACGGCGGCGTGAGTCGCTACGGCCTCGTCGCGATGGCCAGCAGCCTCGACCAGGCCGGGCCGGTCACGCGCACCGTGCTCGATGCCGCCCTCCTGCACGAGCTGATCGCCGGCCACGATCCCCGCGACTCCACCAGTCTGACCGCTCCGGTGCCGCCCGTCGTGGCGGCCGCCCGACGCGCGGACGTCGCCGGCCTGCGCATCGGCGTCGTCCGTGAGCTCGGTGGCGAGGGGTTCCAGCCAGGGGTGCGCGACCGCTTCGACGAGGCCGTCGCGCTGCTCACCGGCGCCGGCGCCGAGGTCGTGGAGGTGTCGTGCCCGAACTTCGTCCACGGCATCGCCGCCTACTACCTCGTGATGCCGAGCGAGGTGTCGTCGAACCTCGCCAAGTTCGACGCGATGCGGTTCGGGCTGCGCACCTTCCCCGAGGGGGTCGAGCAGCCCAGCGCCGAGCAGGTCATGGCCGCGACGCGCGACGCCGGCTTCGGCGACGAGGTCAAGCGGCGCATCATCCTGGGCACCTACGCCCTGTCCAGCGGCTACTACGACGCCTACTACGGGTCGGCCCAGCAGGTGCGGACGCTCATCGCCCAGGACTTCGCCGCCGCGTTCGATCAGGTCGACGTGCTGATCTCGCCGACCGCCCCCACCACGGCGTGGCCGCTGGGCGACAAGCTCGACGACCCGCTGGCGATGTACCTCGCCGACGTGGCGACCATCCCGGCCAACCTGGCCGGCGTCCCCGGCATCTCGGTACCGGCCGGGCTCGCCGACGGCCTCCCGGTCGGGGTGCAGTTCCTGGCCCCCGCCCTGGCCGACGACCGGCTGTACAACGTCGCCGCTGCGCTGGAGGCGATGCTCGTCGACACGTGGGGCCAGCACCTGAGCCCGGAGGAGATCCGATGA
- a CDS encoding ATP-grasp domain-containing protein, whose amino-acid sequence MRIAVATSRDHRTEDPDLPLLRAAAEDTGVRLDVVPWDDPDIDFDHYDLTIIRSCWDYVPRRTEFLAWTERVPRLHNSAAVVAWNTDKTYLRQLERSGVTIIGTQWSVRTGDDLGDHAEWVVKPTISAGSADTARWSTAAEVHAHSERLLDAGRPTMTQPYVDSVDTHGETALVYLGGTFSHAIRKGPMLARGQAARAAPEMREAISPRTPTSDELALGRRTLDVTCDLLDTELLYARVDVVTDRDGQVRLMELELTEPSLFLPHSTDGAARLIEAAVRRG is encoded by the coding sequence ATGCGCATCGCCGTCGCCACGAGCCGTGACCACCGCACCGAGGATCCCGACCTGCCCCTCCTGAGAGCCGCCGCCGAGGACACGGGGGTACGGCTCGACGTGGTCCCGTGGGACGACCCGGACATCGACTTCGACCACTACGACCTGACGATCATCCGGTCCTGCTGGGACTACGTGCCGCGCCGCACGGAGTTCCTCGCCTGGACCGAACGCGTCCCCCGGTTGCACAACTCCGCGGCCGTCGTCGCGTGGAACACCGACAAGACCTACCTCCGCCAGCTCGAGCGCTCCGGCGTCACGATCATCGGGACCCAGTGGTCGGTGCGCACCGGTGACGACCTGGGCGACCACGCCGAGTGGGTCGTGAAGCCCACGATCTCGGCCGGCTCGGCCGACACCGCCCGGTGGTCGACCGCGGCGGAGGTGCACGCCCACAGCGAACGGCTGCTCGACGCGGGCCGCCCGACCATGACCCAGCCCTACGTCGACAGCGTCGACACCCACGGCGAGACGGCCCTGGTGTACCTGGGTGGCACCTTCTCCCACGCCATCCGCAAGGGGCCCATGCTGGCCCGCGGACAGGCCGCCCGGGCGGCACCGGAGATGCGTGAGGCGATCAGCCCCCGGACCCCCACCTCCGACGAGCTGGCCCTGGGCCGACGGACCCTCGACGTGACCTGCGACCTGCTCGACACCGAGCTGCTGTACGCCCGGGTGGACGTGGTCACCGACCGCGACGGACAGGTCCGCCTCATGGAGCTGGAGCTCACCGAGCCCTCCCTGTTCCTGCCGCACTCGACCGACGGTGCCGCCCGGCTGATCGAGGCCGCGGTGCGCCGGGGCTGA
- the ppk2 gene encoding polyphosphate kinase 2 — protein MLDLSRVDLPVGHTVRDDDDDDPVLLSPDGLAVDTWREGYPYGERLDRTVYEHDKRLLQIELVKLQHWVEETGQRLVLVFEGRDAAGKGGTIKRFTEHLNPRGARVVALTKPTDREQSQWYFQRYVPHLPAAGEIVFFDRSWYNRAGVERVMDFCTPDQYTEFLRQAPAFEKMLVNDGIHVVKFWFSVSRSEQLTRFTIRRIDPVRQWKLSPMDLASLDKWDDYTAAKESMFKKTDTKHSPWTVVKSNDKKRARLEAMRHVLDRFDYPGKDREVVGAPDPLVVGAAADLFDATNENVD, from the coding sequence ATGCTCGATCTCTCCCGTGTCGACCTGCCGGTCGGTCACACCGTCCGCGACGATGACGACGACGACCCCGTCCTGCTGAGTCCCGACGGCCTCGCGGTGGACACGTGGAGGGAGGGGTACCCGTACGGCGAGCGGCTCGACCGGACCGTCTACGAGCACGACAAGCGACTGCTGCAGATCGAGCTGGTCAAGCTGCAGCACTGGGTCGAGGAGACCGGGCAGCGCCTGGTCCTGGTCTTCGAGGGGCGTGACGCCGCGGGCAAGGGTGGCACGATCAAGCGGTTCACCGAGCACCTGAACCCCCGAGGCGCGCGCGTGGTCGCGCTGACCAAGCCCACCGACCGTGAGCAGAGCCAGTGGTACTTCCAGCGGTACGTGCCGCACCTGCCGGCTGCCGGCGAGATCGTCTTCTTCGACCGGTCCTGGTACAACCGCGCCGGGGTGGAGCGGGTCATGGACTTCTGCACGCCCGACCAGTACACCGAGTTCCTGCGCCAGGCGCCGGCGTTCGAGAAGATGCTCGTCAACGACGGCATCCACGTGGTCAAGTTCTGGTTCTCGGTGTCGCGCTCGGAGCAGCTGACCCGGTTCACGATCCGCCGGATCGATCCCGTCCGGCAGTGGAAGCTGTCGCCGATGGACCTCGCGTCGTTGGACAAGTGGGACGACTACACCGCGGCCAAGGAGTCGATGTTCAAGAAGACCGACACGAAGCACTCACCGTGGACGGTCGTGAAGAGCAACGACAAGAAGCGAGCCCGGTTGGAGGCGATGCGCCACGTGCTGGACCGGTTCGACTACCCCGGCAAGGACCGGGAGGTGGTCGGAGCGCCGGACCCCCTCGTGGTCGGCGCGGCGGCTGACCTGTTCGACGCCACCAACGAGAACGTGGACTGA
- a CDS encoding DUF2568 domain-containing protein, which yields MNPEKPVGVGPLDGAALVCEAAMFALLVAVGTQLAGGWRGWALGIFLGLFAVALFVQWSSEASARRLDQPARFGVQSLMFLTVGVYAAAAGLLVWGVLWAAVSISVFALLWRRGG from the coding sequence GTGAATCCTGAGAAGCCGGTCGGGGTGGGGCCGCTGGACGGCGCTGCGCTGGTGTGCGAGGCCGCCATGTTCGCCCTGCTGGTCGCCGTCGGGACGCAGCTCGCCGGCGGCTGGCGGGGGTGGGCGCTCGGCATCTTCCTCGGCCTGTTCGCCGTGGCCCTGTTCGTCCAGTGGTCCAGCGAGGCGTCGGCCCGCCGACTGGACCAACCGGCCCGGTTCGGCGTGCAGTCGCTCATGTTCCTGACCGTCGGCGTCTACGCGGCCGCGGCCGGACTGCTGGTCTGGGGCGTGCTCTGGGCCGCCGTCTCGATCTCGGTCTTCGCCCTGCTGTGGCGCCGCGGGGGCTGA
- a CDS encoding FAD-dependent oxidoreductase, which yields MTERRPDPVILLVGTPTSADSLEAEFSTRYGRDYDIVSVVGPEAAADEVDRLCAGGRAIALIGVDFQIDGGAPELLDRLRVVTPTSRRLVLIAFAEFFRATEVLRPTLAAGHIDTYLIIPQGPRDEEFHTAIVEYLSDWAVSAATSEVTGVQIVEDGAQPEVAGIRDFLDRMGLPYTRYRPDTETGRQVLEQVGRGAALPVVVAFGRPPLVGATAGSVASLMYGSPADLGEDHVADLVVVGAGPAGLAAAVYGASEGLTTVVLDAGAVGGQAGTSSMIRNYLGFPRGVSGMRLAFRARLQATRFGARMFTGREVVGLRPGGVHEIVHRDGVVRGRAVLLACGVHYRRLGVEPLEDLVGAGVHYGAATGIAREMEGREVFIVGGGNSAGQAAIHLARFARHVTIVIRRSGLEDTMSAYLIDEIATNRRITVRPGSRVVDGGGAGRLEWIALAADDGSVEREPADGLFLLLGADPGCGWLPDAVLRDDRGFVLTGRDLPVHAWPDGAPPAPLETSVPGIFAAGDVRAGSMKRVASASGEGAGAVAQVHAHLAPAPE from the coding sequence ATGACTGAGCGTCGGCCCGACCCCGTGATCCTGCTGGTCGGCACGCCGACGTCCGCCGACTCCCTCGAGGCGGAGTTCTCCACCCGGTACGGCCGCGACTACGACATCGTCTCGGTGGTCGGCCCGGAGGCGGCGGCCGACGAGGTGGACCGGCTGTGTGCCGGCGGCCGGGCGATCGCCCTGATCGGGGTCGACTTCCAGATCGACGGCGGTGCGCCCGAGCTCCTCGACCGGCTGCGCGTCGTGACGCCGACGAGCCGGCGGCTGGTGCTCATCGCCTTCGCCGAGTTCTTCCGTGCGACCGAGGTGCTCCGGCCGACGCTGGCGGCCGGACACATCGACACCTACCTGATCATCCCGCAGGGTCCGCGGGACGAGGAGTTCCACACCGCGATCGTGGAGTACCTCTCGGACTGGGCGGTCTCGGCGGCGACCTCCGAGGTCACGGGGGTCCAGATCGTGGAGGACGGCGCCCAGCCCGAGGTGGCCGGCATCCGGGACTTCCTCGACCGGATGGGCCTGCCGTACACGCGCTACCGACCCGACACCGAGACCGGGCGGCAGGTGCTGGAGCAGGTCGGTCGCGGTGCGGCGTTGCCCGTCGTCGTCGCGTTCGGCCGGCCGCCGCTGGTGGGGGCGACCGCCGGTTCCGTCGCCTCCCTCATGTACGGATCGCCGGCCGACCTGGGGGAGGACCACGTGGCCGACCTCGTCGTGGTGGGTGCCGGTCCGGCCGGTCTCGCGGCGGCCGTCTACGGGGCGTCGGAGGGCCTCACGACCGTCGTGCTCGACGCGGGCGCCGTGGGCGGTCAGGCCGGCACGAGCTCGATGATCCGCAACTACCTGGGGTTTCCGCGGGGGGTGTCCGGCATGCGACTCGCGTTCCGTGCGCGGCTGCAGGCCACGCGGTTCGGTGCCCGCATGTTCACCGGCCGCGAGGTGGTCGGACTGCGCCCGGGCGGCGTGCACGAGATCGTGCACCGCGACGGTGTGGTGCGGGGGAGGGCCGTCCTGCTGGCGTGCGGGGTCCACTACCGCCGGCTCGGCGTCGAGCCGCTGGAGGACCTCGTGGGAGCGGGTGTCCACTACGGCGCCGCCACCGGGATCGCTCGTGAGATGGAGGGCCGGGAGGTGTTCATCGTGGGCGGGGGCAATTCCGCCGGTCAGGCCGCCATCCACCTGGCCCGGTTCGCCCGGCACGTGACGATCGTCATCCGACGCAGCGGGCTGGAGGACACCATGTCGGCCTACCTGATCGACGAGATCGCGACGAACCGGCGGATCACGGTGCGGCCCGGCTCCCGCGTCGTCGACGGAGGCGGAGCGGGCCGGCTGGAGTGGATCGCCCTGGCGGCCGACGACGGATCGGTGGAGCGGGAGCCGGCCGACGGACTGTTCCTCCTGCTGGGCGCCGACCCGGGGTGCGGGTGGCTGCCCGACGCGGTCCTGCGGGACGACCGGGGGTTCGTCCTGACGGGGCGCGACCTCCCGGTGCACGCCTGGCCGGACGGCGCCCCGCCGGCACCGCTCGAGACCTCCGTGCCGGGGATCTTCGCGGCCGGGGACGTGCGGGCGGGGTCCATGAAGCGGGTCGCCTCGGCCAGCGGTGAGGGCGCCGGTGCCGTCGCCCAGGTCCACGCCCACCTCGCGCCCGCGCCGGAGTAG
- a CDS encoding alpha/beta fold hydrolase produces the protein MTTSFLRLYDVTSADGTRLRAWTNDGDGPVVIVSNGLGTPPQAWPLLLQPGSGLRVVGWNHRGVGGSERPANGRIDMDAHIEDITAVMDDIGVESAVVVGWSFGVNVAFELAYRDPSRVQGILAVAGVPGSTFSTMLAPLKVPPRVAENLMVTLTRATTVTGHGIAPLSRRWPWTRFTADLVRMSRFISPAADSAELQTVLQEFFTTHPAWYARLALSASEHSRVSLSGITVPTTFLAGTRDLLAGSAAMRSAAERIPGARFREIRATHFIPVEHPELVLAELRALIERV, from the coding sequence GTGACGACCTCGTTCCTCCGCCTGTACGACGTGACCAGCGCCGACGGGACCCGGCTGCGCGCCTGGACCAACGACGGCGACGGCCCGGTCGTGATCGTCTCGAACGGGCTCGGCACGCCGCCCCAGGCCTGGCCCCTGCTCCTGCAGCCGGGCAGCGGCCTCCGGGTCGTCGGCTGGAACCACCGCGGCGTCGGCGGATCCGAACGGCCCGCCAACGGACGCATCGACATGGACGCCCACATCGAGGACATCACCGCGGTGATGGACGACATCGGCGTCGAGTCCGCCGTGGTCGTCGGGTGGTCGTTCGGCGTCAACGTGGCCTTCGAGCTGGCCTACCGCGATCCGTCGCGGGTCCAGGGCATCCTGGCGGTCGCCGGCGTCCCCGGTTCCACCTTCTCGACGATGCTGGCTCCGCTCAAGGTCCCGCCCCGGGTCGCCGAGAACCTCATGGTCACCCTGACCCGGGCCACCACCGTCACCGGGCACGGCATCGCCCCGCTCAGCCGTCGGTGGCCTTGGACCCGGTTCACCGCCGACCTGGTCCGCATGTCCCGGTTCATCTCCCCCGCCGCCGACTCCGCCGAGCTGCAGACCGTGCTGCAGGAGTTCTTCACCACCCATCCGGCGTGGTACGCCCGACTCGCGCTGTCGGCCTCGGAGCACTCCCGGGTGTCCCTGTCGGGCATCACCGTGCCGACGACGTTCCTCGCCGGCACGCGCGACCTGCTGGCCGGATCGGCCGCCATGCGGTCAGCTGCCGAGCGCATCCCGGGGGCCCGCTTCCGCGAGATCCGGGCGACCCACTTCATCCCCGTCGAGCACCCCGAGCTCGTCCTGGCCGAGCTGAGGGCCCTCATCGAACGGGTCTGA
- the gatC gene encoding Asp-tRNA(Asn)/Glu-tRNA(Gln) amidotransferase subunit GatC encodes MSEPSGISRADVAHLAGLARIDLSDAELDRLAGELPAILQHVAAVQDAAGPQIRPMSHPQPIVNVFREDIVVPGLTPDDALAGAPASEDQRFLVPRILGED; translated from the coding sequence ATGTCTGAGCCCTCGGGCATCTCGCGGGCGGACGTGGCCCACCTCGCCGGTCTCGCCCGCATCGACCTCAGTGACGCCGAGCTCGACCGGTTGGCCGGTGAGCTGCCCGCGATCCTCCAGCACGTCGCGGCCGTCCAGGACGCCGCCGGACCACAGATCCGCCCGATGAGCCACCCGCAGCCGATCGTCAACGTGTTCCGCGAGGACATCGTGGTGCCCGGGCTGACCCCGGACGACGCGCTGGCCGGTGCCCCCGCCAGCGAGGACCAGCGGTTCCTCGTCCCCCGCATCCTCGGGGAGGACTGA
- a CDS encoding MmcQ/YjbR family DNA-binding protein, which translates to MTVLVERVRALALALPEATERVSHGTAAWFIGRAPQFASFDDHHHGADHVAVWLAAPPGRQADLVAQDPARFFAPPYVGGRGWLGVRLDADTDWDEVADLMADAWQTVARPAQRRRADPS; encoded by the coding sequence GTGACAGTCCTCGTGGAACGCGTGCGCGCGCTGGCCCTGGCCCTGCCGGAGGCGACCGAACGGGTCAGCCACGGCACGGCGGCGTGGTTCATCGGCCGCGCGCCGCAGTTCGCGTCGTTCGACGACCACCACCACGGTGCGGACCACGTCGCGGTGTGGCTCGCCGCCCCACCCGGCCGGCAGGCCGACCTGGTGGCGCAGGACCCCGCGAGGTTCTTCGCACCGCCCTACGTCGGCGGACGGGGCTGGCTCGGCGTGCGGTTGGACGCCGACACCGACTGGGACGAGGTGGCGGACCTGATGGCCGACGCGTGGCAGACGGTGGCCCGACCGGCCCAGCGCCGCCGCGCGGATCCCTCCTGA